From a single Oreochromis niloticus isolate F11D_XX linkage group LG3, O_niloticus_UMD_NMBU, whole genome shotgun sequence genomic region:
- the LOC102076140 gene encoding uncharacterized protein LOC102076140 isoform X1, protein MHRGGKVEKKKGVTVQKEADAEEEIGASEMVESTEVEEREPSLSDLMSILQAHMGQQEAREARQEEVTARQEQKFKALQHQFQLLQLEVQSRTSPVPELPLPTTESSESRELPNISCSPHAQAESSQSLSGQFSLHEPRLEKLTDSDDIEHFLTTFERIALAYRWEKPDWVFRLIPLLTGKARGAYVHMDIDDSLSYDKVKAAILSKYDVNPETYRQRFRSLEVRPDENPKELYARLKDLYGKWIQPKGKTNQEIGEIIILEQYLRMLSPELQVWIREHNPSSAAKAAELAEVFVAARKKGQPWTCNANKMPKEGPKSAQMYHQRPVSADKTPVGENQFAGRPLKNSKKIFCYLCGLEGHTKPMCPKTSAKMVQMCFMPRLHAEHGLQCDQTVKMIQIEANGTTLRALLDSGSSHTLIHRDFVPPNIVRVSDTIPICCVHGDEKMYSTADMYIKVNGQTYLLNVGVVDNLPYSAILGRDFPVLFDLLESDQNHQCNVAVTRAQAQKSNETSEVFSALPFFNEEWEAAPGKPRKSRRQRRQEKFQHTIVHPEMHTDPDLPLGFQIPGNIIELQKTDPSLASCFQRAVDKDQVEEVGINKSDYVLQNGILYHQVGSLLKLVVPQEVREMVLNLGHSIPWAGHLGKHKTTARIKQHFFWPGLHRDVAYFCKSCPQCQMTSSKVPSKAPLQPLPIIGTPFERLGMDIVGPVEKSKSGNRYMLVITDYATKYPEVFPLKSIKAKSVAFCLVQLFARVGFPQEILTDQGSNFMSNLLKQVYKLLGIRSLRTTPYHPQTDGLTERFNQTLKQMLRKVVDENGADWDQWLPYLLFAYREVPQASTGFSPFELLYGYEVQGPLALLRNIWEGGKEKTDSVNIVSYVVQMRERLQKMSELAQSNMTKIQQKQKFWYDRAARQRSFSPGQKVLVLLPTDNNKLLAKWQGPFEVQKKLGSTTYQVFIPGKPRSGRVLHINLLKEWAQRPEKTAEVMLIRGVPEEEEVGEQYLPSADVVNFDLSHLPDDKQLQVRAACNPEVFKVNPGRTDIVEHDIVIKEGVSVKRLSYRIPERLLTSLKKEIDLMLSLGIIEPSKSEWCNPVVLVPKKDESMRFCIDFRYLNSISLFDSYPTPRIDDLLERLGKAKYLTTLDLCKGYWQVPLTERSKKLTAFRTPWGLFQFTVMPFGLHGAPATFQRLMDQVLCGLSDFASAYLDDIVIYSTTWEEHLEHLHAVFDRLGAAGLTVNPSKCVFASAETAYLGHVIGNGVIKPQVSKIQAIESCPLPQTRKQLRSFLGMAGFYRRFIPQFSTRAAPLTDLIGIKCPNQINWTEEAIVAFKDISQSLSSEPVLYSPDFNEPFFLQTDASHRGLGAVLLQGLEGERHPVAYISRKLFPREVRYSTVEKEALAIKWALDSFRYYLLGREFTLETDHSALQWMEKMKDKNGRITRWYLALQPFRFVIKHIPGKNNVTADFLSRCTSESPEEGGCVMASATQGYLGLGGGCFLSGQKAWLRTLGTKCLLSRTNHGLTRNRGVLGLVRLFCA, encoded by the exons atgcaTCGGGGAGGAAAAgtggaaaagaagaaaggagTAACTGTTCAGAAGGAAGCTGATGCTGAGGAGGAAATTGGAGCCTCTGAAATGGTGGAGAGCACTGAGGTTGAAGAAAGGGAGCCATCTCTGTCGGATCTGATGTCAATATTGCAAGCTCATATGGGTCAACAGGAGGCTCGGGAAGCAAGGCAGGAAGAGGTAACTGCACGACAAGAACAAAAATTCAAAGCATTGCAACATCAGTTCCAGCTTTTACAGTTAGAGGTGCAGTCCCGGACATCACCAGTACCTGAGCTACCATTACCTACCACAGAGTCATCAGAGTCAAGGGAGCTACCTAACATTTCTTGTTCTCCTCATGCTCAAGCTGAATCCAGTCAGTCATTATCAGGTCAGTTTTCATTGCATGAACCCAGACTGGAAAAGTTGACTGATAGTGATGATATTGAGCATTTTTTGACCACATTTGAACGCATTGCCTTAGCATATCGTTGGGAAAAACCAGACTGGGTTTTTCGTTTAATACCACTGCTAACGGGCAAGGCAAGAGGGGCATACGTTCATATGGATATTGATGACTCTCTCAGCTATGACAAAGTTAAAGCTGCAATTTTGTCTAAGTATGATGTTAACCCTGAGACCTACAGGCAGCGATTTCGTTCACTTGAAGTCAGGCCTGATGAGAACCCTAAGGAATTGTATGCTCGACTTAAAGATCTGTACGGAAAATGGATTCAACCAAAAGGTAAAACGAACCAAGAAATTGGTGAAATAATCATCCTTGAACAATATTTGAGAATGTTGTCCCCTGAGCTACAGGTTTGGATTCGAGAGCACAATCCGTCTTCTGCAGCGAAGGCAGCTGAGCTGGCAGAAGTGTTTGTAGCTGCCAGGAAGAAAGGACAACCTTGGACCTGTAATGCAAATAAAATGCCAAAGGAAGGCCCCAAATCAGCCCAGATGTATCATCAGAGGCCAGTGTCAGCTGATAAAACTCCTGTGGGTGAGAACCAGTTTGCTGGCCGACCATTAAAAAATtcaaaaaagattttttgttaCCTCTGTGGGTTAGAGGGCCACACAAAGCCAATGTGCCCAAAAACTTCAGCTAAGATGGTTCAAATGTGTTTCATGCCACGTCTACATGCTGAACATGGGCTCCAGTGTGACCAGACTGTTAAAATGATACAAATTGAAGCTAATGGAACAACTTTAAGAGCTTTACTTGATTCTGGCAGTTCTCATACACTGATACACAGAGATTTTGTGCCCCCCAATATTGTCCGTGTTAGTGATACCATCCCCATTTGTTGTGTGCATGGAGATGAGAAGATGTACTCAACAGCTGACATGTACATTAAGGTGAATGGACAGACTTACCTTTTAAATGTTGGGGTGGTTGATAACCTGCCTTATTCAGCTATTCTGGGACGAGATTTTCCAGTGCTTTTTGATTTATTGGAGTCAGACCAGAATCATCAATGCAATGTGGCTGTTACTAGAGCCCAAGCtcaaaaatcaaatgaaaccTCAGAAGTTTTCAGTGCCTTGCCATTTTTTAATGAGGAATGGGAAGCCGCACCTGGGAAACCTCGGAAAAGTCGCAGACAGAGGAGACAGGAGAAGTTCCAGCATACTATAGTACACCCAGAAATGCATACTGACCCAGACTTGCCTTTGGGATTTCAAATTCCTGGCAATATAATAGAATTGCAAAAAACTGATCCTAGTTTAGCTTCCTGTTTTCAGCGAGCGGTAGACAAGGACCAAGTGGAGGAGGTAGGCATTAACAAAAGTGACTATGTCTTGCAAAATGGCATACTTTACCATCAGGTGGGCTCACTTCTGAAGCTAGTGGTTCCCCAAGAAGTTAGAGAAATGGTGCTTAATTTGGGACACTCTATTCCCTGGGCTGGCCACCTGGGTAAGCACAAAACCACAGCTCGcattaaacaacattttttctgGCCTGGCCTCCATAGAGATGTAGCCTACTTCTGTAAGAGCTGTCCTCAGTGCCAAATGACCTCCTCCAAAGTTCCTTCCAAAGCTCCACTCCAACCACTGCCTATTATTGGTACCCCATTTGAGCGCCTCGGAATGGATATTGTTGGACCCGTTGAGAAGAGTAAGTCAGGGAATCGCTATATGCTTGTAATCACTGATTATGCAACTAAATATCCAGAGGTCTTCCCACTGAAATCCATCAAGGCAAAATCAGTAGCCTTCTGCCTTGTACAGCTCTTCGCAAGAGTAGGGTTCCCACAGGAAATACTGACTGATCAGGGGAGTAACTTCATGTCCAACTTATTAAAACAGGTGTACAAGCTGCTGGGCATTAGAAGCCTGAGGACCACCCCATACCATCCTCAGACTGATGGGCTAACAGAACGGTTCAATCAGACTCTGAAGCAGATGCTCCGAAAGGTGGTGGATGAGAATGGTGCTGATTGGGATCAGTGGCTTCCTTATCTTCTCTTTGCCTACAGGGAAGTGCCACAAGCCTCCACTGGTTTCTCTCCGTTCGAACTTTTGTATGGGTATGAGGTACAAGGACCTCTAGCCCTGTTAAGAAACATCTGGGAGGGAGGCAAGGAAAAGACAGACTCTGTTAACATTGTTTCCTATGTTGTACAGATGAGGGAGCGACTGCAGAAAATGAGTGAGCTTGCTCAGTCAAATATGACCAAAATCCAGCAGAAGCAGAAGTTTTGGTATGACCGAGCAGCTCGTCAGAGGTCTTTTAGTCCTGGACAAAAGGTGTTGGTGCTCCTTCCCACTGACAACAACAAGCTATTGGCTAAGTGGCAAGGGCCCTTTGAGGTTCAGAAGAAATTGGGGTCCACTACTTACCAAGTGTTCATCCCTGGGAAGCCACGCTCCGGTAGGGTTCTGCACATAAATCTTTTGAAGGAATGGGCGCAGCGCCCTGAAAAGACAGCAGAAGTGATGCTCATAAGGGGTGTGCCAGAGGAAGAAGAGGTTGGTGAGCAATACTTGCCTTCTGCTGATGTGGTAAATTTCGACCTTAGTCATCTGCCAGATGATAAACAGCTTCAGGTGAGAGCTGCATGCAACCCTGAAGTGTTTAAAGTGAATCCTGGCCGAACAGATATTGTTGAGCATGACATTGTCATTAAAGAGGGTGTCTCAGTAAAGCGTTTGAGCTACAGGATCCCTGAACGTCTGCTGACATCCCTGAAGAAGGAAATTGACCTCATGTTGTCCTTGGGGATCATCGAGCCATCAAAGAGTGAGTGGTGTAATCCGGTGGTCCTGGTGCCAAAGAAGGATGAAAGCATGAGGTTCTGTATAGACTTCAGGTACCTAAACTCAATATCACTGTTTGACTCATACCCTACGCCACGCATTGATGATTTGCTGGAACGGCTGGGGAAGGCAAAGTACTTGACCACACTTGACCTGTGCAAGGGATATTGGCAGGTGCCACTCACGGAGCGATCAAAGAAGTTGACTGCCTTTCGAACACCTTGGGGTCTCTTCCAATTTACAGTGATGCCATTCGGGCTGCATGGGGCTCCAGCAACCTTTCAGAGGTTAATGGATCAGGTACTATGTGGTCTCTCAGACTTTGCATCTGCATATCTTGATGATATTGTCATCTACAGCACCACATGGGAGGAACACTTGGAACATCTGCATGCTGTCTTCGACCGTCTTGGTGCTGCTGGGTTGACGGTGAACCCCTCTAAGTGTGTTTTTGCCTCTGCTGAGACTGCATACCTGGGCCATGTGATTGGGAATGGGGTGATCAAGCCTCAGGTCAGTAAGATCCAAGCCATTGAGTCTTGTCCTCTCCCACAGACAAGGAAGCAACTAAGATCTTTTTTGGGCATGGCAGGCTTTTATCGTCGGTTCATACCACAATTCTCCACCAGGGCAGCTCCACTAACTGACTTGATAGGCATCAAGTGTCCTAATCAGATTAACTGGACAGAGGAGGCTATAGTAGCTTTCAAGGACATCAGTCAATCACTGAGTAGTGAACCAGTTTTGTACAGTCCAGACTTTAATGAGCCCTTTTTCCTTCAAACTGATGCATCTCATAGGGGTCTGGGAGCAGTGCTACTTCAAGGTTTGGAAGGAGAACGTCATCCTGTTGCTTATATCAGCCGAAAGCTGTTCCCAAGAGAGGTTCGGTATTCAACAGTGGAAAAGGAGGCCCTTGCCATCAAGTGGGCCCTTGATTCCTTCAGGTACTACCTTCTTGGAAGAGAATTCACTCTGGAGACGGATCACAGTGCACTTCAGTGGATGGAAAAGATGAAAGATAAGAACGGAAGAATCACAAGATGGTACCTTGCTCTGCAACCGTTTCGGTTTGTCATCAAGCACATCCCTGGGAAGAACAACGTTACCGCCGACTTCCTCTCTCGCTGTACCAGCGAGAGTCCTGAAGAGGGGGGGTGTGTGATGGCATCAGCCACACAGGG TTACCTGGGTTTGGGCGGTGGCTGTTTCCTGTCTGGGCAAAAGGCGTGGCTGAGGACTCTGGGGACAAAATGCCTGCTCAGCAGGACCAACCATGGGCTTACCAGGAACAGGGGTGTTTTAGGTTTAGTCAGGTTATTCTGTGCTTAG